Within the Medicago truncatula cultivar Jemalong A17 chromosome 4, MtrunA17r5.0-ANR, whole genome shotgun sequence genome, the region AGCCAGGAATTTAAAGTCAGGGGAACTAAGCACAAGGAACATTTTTTATTGAGCGtataagaaatataatttatgtACTTGTGTGAGAGACATGAGATCTTTCTCACAAGAGAATATAATACATTAAagactaaattatatttttatatatgccctatttttattatagtttttaatttgttttttttcttcaactttaaaCGATTGTTTTATTTTGCAAAGCTATATCATTAAGGTTCATTCCATTTAAAATGTGTTGTGGAAAGGACACTATCGATAGATTTTAGAAAATATGAGATAATTTAAAACAATATGAAATATAAAACTAATGATATTAGTTGCCAATTGGGATATATAGTACTCCCTATGttcataattataaaaacatttatGTCAATAAAAgatgatgtatctagttaagaatttagaccaaatacatctacttttgtttatttaaatgtCTATTATAAATATGATCGGATAGAATAACATGGTAAACAATTAACTAGATTAATTGGAGGACCATGAcctaagaaatattttattaaacattttaatgaagtgttgttgtggtatataaaaaattttatcaaaaatgtGGGGGGGACCATGGCCTCTAAAGGGCCCCCTATGCCTCCGCCACTAGTCCTCccaaatttattaataattttttttagtatgagCAAAAGAGATAGATAGTTAGTTATGAAGTGTCAATCTAGTTAAAATTAAATGTCATAACTTTTATTTGATGCTTTGTTACTCTAttgctttaatttttctttataggTTTTAAATAGGTGTAAATTTACAACCTCATTAAAGTGAGTGAAatgggtatatatatatatatatataaaagaacatATCTAATGAGAATGGTCTATTTATATGAGAATGAATTTTCAGCCTTTGCATTATCATTTAATGGCTGATATTAAAATGCACTATTAAAACTACTATGTGCTTCTCAATTTTTTATAACAACGTTCACCTCTTCATCTTCCACATAgctgctacttttttttttttttttttttttgaaaaaaaccaacaaactttaatgattaaaaaaagcaTTACACCTTCTTATCTTTTCTATAGAATGAATAGATCTCTTTTTTCttgttcatattattttttctcgTTATCAAAATTGCTGCAATAATCatccatattaaaaaaaaataaaaaaaatctgccTCATTCATCAATATTTGTGAACCCAGATTCAACATCTTCAAATTCATTAATCCAAATTTAATATcgattatttttcttatttgtgaATTCAGATATTGGTCAATCCCTAAactaaaaaagtaaaagagaaatagaaacaattcaaaaccctaattctcaataTTTTGaatctgaaaagaaaaaaaaatcaaagatggAGTAGTTGATCTGAAAAGATGatttcaaacctttttttttaactgaaaaacaaattaaaaaagggGTCCTATGTAAGAATATTACTATGAAGGACAAGCATTTAAGGACAATTAAATAAGAGGAGAAGGGTATTTTTTGTCTAAATTAAATAGATGTAGTATGCTAATGCACACCTTCTAAAATTATGGTGGGTGTGTATTAGCATTCCACATGTATATGCAATCATATCAACACTAATGCATCGGATCTCATCAGAATAAGTTAAGCGTGCTTAGACGAGAGTGGTACTAGATGGATGACCTTCTGaaaagtccttgtgttgcatcTCTCCCAAacttgtaatatatatatatatatatatatatatatatatatatatatatatgagaatgtTAAACAGTACCCTCAATGTATTggttaagcaaccaaaacaagtaactttttataaaaaaatttataattattagtTAATCAAAAGgcaaaacttatattttcaaaattttttattttatttatagtttccttaaccattgaTCTGTTGACACTAGTTAATAAAACTCATATATATAACACACCCATTCATTGAATGAATTCACTTTCCCAATTATATCAATAAAAGATAACCCTCTAACAAAAAAGTTCTAAAAGGGTACAGTAGATTTGATTCCCAATGTCATTCTTCCTTTCGAGACacttatttttagatttttaaatgGGTCTCATGTATTCAcatcactcatttataatttcttaataGTAGTATCAAATAAGCATTCAATTACTCCAACCCAGATTTCACACAAAGTTCTTAAATAGGACTAAGTAATCAACTAACAATAactttatatgattatatttaaatttttaatattaaaagagtgTGGGGGTCTTAAGTAAGACCCTGAAAAAGATTCTCCTCATTCAGAATACCTAATAAGTACCTGATCTTACATAATTAAGACCCTTCCAATTAAGATGGTCTTAGTTATTAGAGGCGGTTTGTACCTAAAAGTATCAATAGGGCACAGTAGATTCGATTCCTTATTTCCATTGGGTGAGAAAATTGTTAATAGCTTAGGCTTAGTCACGCAATTCACTCACTACATTAGGCTAGGTCATAATTTCATTGGGCACGGtagattttttttgacaaaaattggGCACAGTAGATTTGATTCCTCATTGGccatgaaatattttattaatagcTTAGGCTTAGGCTTAGTCACAATTCCTTATTCCATTTGGCATATGTATATTGCCGACACATATCTCAGGTTTAGTCACATTgtagtaatgatatttgtacgaccattttataataatttttgtataattttctctttcgtagatttattatatttttattatcttttcattCTTCCTTCTatattgtttttgatcaataaaaataaaattatcacaaaagttgttaggAAATAGTTGTATAATTATCGTTATTGGTcacattatgatttttttttttttgaaaaaaacaaaatgatatccaTTCAAAAcgatagagtacatcagatacaaacatggctaaaaacgtaaagggtgaatctgggaacaaactcacaacactcAAGTTAATAGTATACAGcgacaaaatgcctacaaataatatgataaaatctaagtcaCCGAAATACTCATGCTTccagatctgcaacgttgacgtccaaatcattgcttgaatttgtaattgattgatgtagatctttcaataggaactgAACAAATACCGCgacaagacgcgaaatcaaacgccgcacaagacgacgaacaacaaaacgccgcacttagacgacgaaatcacaaaaaaacacaaaaggaaaaacttgatagatgtgaaaaccacttatttagattgaaagaaaaggggacaaaagatgtagaggggtgattctatgtcaaaaaatgacctaaaaccactcCTCCTCGATAaacgaagaagaaagaaagtttagagagaagttagagtttctctcactagaaaacTAGGGCGGGCTATTACATCAATTGGTCACATTACGATATCAGCTCAATAGTCCAATAATGTAATGAAATCTACGGTGGTGAATTTCAACCACTCACTACCTGTCACATTTCATCACAGTTTATTGTCTTTATTAACCATTGATTTTGCGACTTGTAAACCAATTCAACACATTGAATTGGAAGCCTTTGCTTTAACCAAAAGAAAGGCTTTCCTCACTCAGCACTcacttgaaattattttgtaaaCAACTCCCACACAACATGGAGACTGTTCTTTCCAATCACTCTCCACCTTCGGTCTTCAAGGTGCGTAGATATAGATATACAGCAACACATACTATTATGATTAACACTAAAcatattttttgctattttcattGTTAAATTAACTCTATAATGTACCAAATAATTAACAATCCTAATTTTGGCCTTACCAGTTCACAGAATATGGATTTGCCTATGACAAtatgaaacaaacaaaattaagagAATTTTTATGCATTCTTTGATGCTGGAGTAACTTTCTATTTGAATTTGTGTAGTCAAAGCTAATTAAGGAATAATGCAATGTACAATTTGGCATTTAAGTACTACtatattgattattaatttatgtACCACATTAATTGCAAAATTTATTCTATGCAAGGGTATAATAATTGTTAAGAAGGCTTATGCATTTAACTAGAAGTGCTCATTTTctaattgttaaaaaatgtgTTGTGGACATCCCATGCATACGCCTTCAAACAAAGAGAGAAAGACAAAAAGAGAGTAATGTGAAAGAATCGTCTTAATCAATGAATATTGCGGCTTAAAACAAACTCAAATAATGAAgcccttttaaaattaatatttttctgatagagaaaattaatatattttcaaaaatatcttatgtaaattttatacacaaaattgtttattaaattataagaaAGAgctaaagagaaaaaaaggtaATTGGGATATCCCATCATAAATGGCTGCACTCATGTGGTTGGGGAGCACTTTAAACATGTCTCATATTGTTTAGTTTATTGACTTGTGAATCTCATTGATTCATTGTCGACCCTTTccaaagaaggaaagaaaaaaatacaaatggtCAACTCTGTCTCTATATACATAAAAATGTCCATCAACACGTGATATCAAAATGAATGATAAgtaaagaacattttttttttttaaagtgataaCTAAAGAACATATCACCACAGTTTATAAACGTTTTACCACAAATATATGGattttaccaacaaaaaaaaaaccacggtTTATAATGGTTTGTCTTTATAAATacgtcaattttttattttaattgttctaaaaTTTCTCTTCGACTTTTAGTGCAGTTTTCCATCTTTATTTTTGATCATTTCttttaagtaaactcatatgtagaatcatatttttgaataaaattttgcaaaaaaatttataattattataagaactccaaaaaagaaattagaattttttaataaaacatgaaataaatatgaattatatatttttttgtggttaaaaattcatatttaattcatgttttgttaaaaaattctaatttttattttggaatgatttttacaatattctacacatttctacacaattttattgaaaaacacaAGCTTTACatgatttgttttaaaaatagggaccaaaagtgatgATTGTAAATTTTACGTGGATTAAGTCGAATGAAAATTTTAGAGtgattaaaacgaaaaatttgtatatttataggaacttaaaacatatttaacccaaaaactAGTGAAATTCCATTTAATAGATACAATCCAGAACATTACGAGGAACAATTCACAAAAATAGGAACAACGTtgaattctttaaaaataatcttCTTTAAAGTAGAGGCTTTTaagaaattgtaattttttgtatTCCTTTAAAGTAGAGGGACCAAATCCACAAAATGGTAAAAACTGCGAGACAAAATTCCGATTAATTTATACCTTACTTTATTTTTGTAGTCCATCCCATTATTAATCACAGTTTATTAATGACTAGGGTGTGagcaaggaagaagaagaatcattGCTTGGACAAATTGAAATATGGAAATACATGACACAATTCACAGACTCTTTTGCTCTAAAAGCAGTTGTGGAGCTACGTATAGCTGATATTATAGACCGTCAGTGTAAACCGCTATCCTTGACTGAAATTGTGCAGAATCTTGAAGATGCACCCTCTCCTGATTCCACGCTCCTTTTAAGAGTAATGAGAGTGATGGTTCGTAGAAAGATTTTCAGCGCAGAAAAATCAGAAACCGGCGAAATTCTCTACGGCTTGACACGTGCATCGAAATGGATTCTACAAGACACAAAAGTAACATTGGCACCATTGGTATTGCTAGAGACTCACCCAATTCATATGAACCCTTTTAACTTTATGAGTGATATTGTAAAAGAAGGCACAAAAAATGGCACTGCTTTCTTTAGGTGTCATGGTTATGACCAATTTGAAATGGCTAGTGTGGACCCAAAATTCAATGAGTTGTTTAACAAAGGACAAGCTTGCACAACTGGATTTGTGTTTAGAGCTGTTATTGCTGGATACAAAGATGGATTTAACCAAATTCAAACATTGGTTGATGTTGGTGGCGGTATCGGAGGATCGATGTCTGAGATTGTTAAAGCTTACCCTCATATCCAAggtattaattttgatttgccTCATGTTGTTTCAACAGCACCCAAGTATGATGGCATCACCCATGTTGGAGGAGACATGTTTGTTTCTATTCCTAGTGCTGATGCTATTTACATCAAGGTATAACTTTAAACATATGAATTTAGGTATTGTTATAGATAGTTTGAGATTTCTGGTAGTGGCCCGGGTTTGAACCCTAGAACTTACATATATTGTGCattgtccctatcaactgagctaagctcacgagaactgATAGTTTGAGATTTGTTAGAATTAGTTGAATATTAACGGTctaactataaatataaaatcgaTAATAACATGTTTATTTGAgaattacatatatataatgAATATCTTTGTGTGAATGGTTAGTGGATTCTTCATGACTGGAGTGACGACCATTGCGTAAAGATATTGAAGAACTGTAGGAAGGCAATACCGGAGAAAACTGGAAAGGTGATAATATTGGATCATGTATTGGACCCAGAAGGAGATGAACCATTTACTGATATTGGCATAGCATTTGACATGATATTGTTTGCACACAACTCTGGTGGTAAGGAAAGGACTGAAGAGAACTGGAAATACTTATTCAAAGAGACGGGATTCCCTCGTtacaacatcatcaaaatcaatgcTTTGCTATCCATCATTGAAGCATTTCCAATCtaaattcataaatcataatgagtttgttggttttatgatgatgatggtgatgatttcgtatgtgttgtgttgtgtggcTTTACTTggagttttgttttgttagcTATGGCAAACACTCCATTTTGTATcataatttgaataaaaatgttGCTCACGCTCTGGAGCTGGTATGATTCATGCATGGGACATGCTTTTGGTTCCATATGCAGATTGTTGTGAATGTTGAGAATCCATTGTTGACTTGTTAGTGTGTTTCAAGAATTATAATTGTtgtgcaacattttttttgccTTTTTATTTGACTTAACTAATCCTCTCCTAGATTTCATTTAACTTCCACTATGTCAATCAACTATATCAGTTACTCTATACAACTCATGAAATGAGagcaatattaaatttaaaaaaaaaaaaagtgcatcaaggaaaattatcattaattaaattgaagCTTCGTTAAATGGtgtaattttattgaatgaatgtaGATAGCAGGGTTACAACTATTTATAGATTATCACAATATGGAGCACATTAAGCTAATATGAGCATTACATATGTGATTGTAACTCTAATTGTAACTAACTTTGTAGGTTGTTAGAACCATAAAACTAGCTAAGAGTTCAGTTAGCTTGTGGTGCAAGTCACTAGTGTGTAGTGTGTTCCTCCTCCTTATCTTTGATCATTTGTGTTTCCAAATCTTTTGTGTTATTcttcataattaaaatataataattacgAAGTTATCTGTTCCAcgtaaaaatgaagaaaagaaatcCATATTAAttctaaaatctaaaaaatgaaCGATAATAAAGTCTACGAAATTAAAACCAGATTCAACAATCCAATATCAAGAAGCTAGCATGAATCTTTAGAGTATTATGAGCTACTTCCTTCCATTCGTGTAGT harbors:
- the LOC25479643 gene encoding (R,S)-reticuline 7-O-methyltransferase; the protein is METVLSNHSPPSVFKGVSKEEEESLLGQIEIWKYMTQFTDSFALKAVVELRIADIIDRQCKPLSLTEIVQNLEDAPSPDSTLLLRVMRVMVRRKIFSAEKSETGEILYGLTRASKWILQDTKVTLAPLVLLETHPIHMNPFNFMSDIVKEGTKNGTAFFRCHGYDQFEMASVDPKFNELFNKGQACTTGFVFRAVIAGYKDGFNQIQTLVDVGGGIGGSMSEIVKAYPHIQGINFDLPHVVSTAPKYDGITHVGGDMFVSIPSADAIYIKWILHDWSDDHCVKILKNCRKAIPEKTGKVIILDHVLDPEGDEPFTDIGIAFDMILFAHNSGGKERTEENWKYLFKETGFPRYNIIKINALLSIIEAFPI